In Gammaproteobacteria bacterium, the following proteins share a genomic window:
- a CDS encoding methyl-accepting chemotaxis protein → MLQSFRNLSVAFKLNLVQGILMMVVIIAAAVFTTLQLHLLLEEKGVFDLRQMNHLIVAMLNAYDYALRSDIERTGMFFTQEFGQDFELVTRDDGTPQLVQGDVVSERLDIVDAFTARSGAIATIFVRQGNDFLRTATSVKKENGTRATGTLLGVDHPAHDNLIAGKSYTGKATLFGRDHMTHYLPVRDTAGKVIGAFFVGFDMSDSLKALKQNILTIKIGDTGYVYALDAGHEKGNLMIHPSMEGKNILAVKDSNGVEFVRAMIEKKTGVTFYDWLNPGERDSREKVVAYEHYPAWDWIIASGSYLHEFNAASNVATWDIVIMAIIIILTASMSGFWLSRIWVSRPLQDVMTTVDRIAAGHLDGTNLQVRSGDEVGRLTQAIATMAENLKTMIGNVSHASATMLDQSFALVASAEQVTRSSHAQSDAAMGMAASIEEMSVSIDQVEQHARDAQRISSVSGDTARQGGAVIEQAVAAMNQIASSVRETSATVGELGNRAQEISAVVQVIREIADQTNLLALNAAIEAARAGEQGRGFAVVADEVRKLAERTAKSTHSIGEMIGGIQKSANVAVTRMQEGVRVVEHGSGLADRAGGAISQIGAGTREVIDAVSGITLAISEQSIATQTIAQGVEKIAQMAEANHSVSQSTARAAQELRDIASKLDQELGYFHLS, encoded by the coding sequence ATGTTGCAATCATTTCGGAATCTATCTGTCGCATTCAAGCTGAATCTTGTGCAGGGAATCCTCATGATGGTGGTGATCATCGCTGCGGCGGTGTTCACCACCCTCCAGCTTCACTTGCTTTTGGAAGAAAAAGGTGTTTTTGACCTGCGACAGATGAATCACCTTATCGTCGCCATGCTCAATGCCTACGACTACGCGCTACGTAGCGACATTGAACGCACGGGGATGTTTTTCACACAGGAATTTGGTCAAGATTTTGAACTTGTCACCCGCGATGATGGCACTCCGCAGCTAGTCCAGGGTGATGTTGTGAGCGAACGTCTGGACATCGTTGATGCCTTTACTGCGCGCAGTGGCGCGATTGCAACGATTTTTGTCAGGCAGGGTAACGATTTCTTGCGTACCGCGACCTCGGTGAAAAAGGAAAACGGCACCCGGGCAACGGGAACACTGCTCGGTGTCGATCATCCAGCCCACGATAATCTGATCGCGGGGAAGTCCTATACCGGCAAGGCCACACTGTTCGGCAGAGATCACATGACTCATTACCTGCCGGTGCGCGACACGGCGGGCAAAGTCATCGGCGCGTTCTTTGTCGGGTTCGACATGAGTGACAGCTTGAAGGCGCTTAAGCAAAACATCCTCACGATTAAAATTGGTGATACTGGTTACGTCTACGCGCTGGATGCCGGTCATGAAAAAGGTAACCTGATGATTCATCCATCTATGGAAGGAAAAAATATTCTTGCCGTCAAGGACAGCAACGGCGTCGAGTTCGTGCGTGCGATGATTGAAAAAAAAACCGGGGTCACATTTTACGACTGGCTGAATCCCGGCGAACGCGATTCGCGTGAAAAGGTCGTTGCCTACGAACATTACCCAGCATGGGATTGGATTATTGCCTCGGGCAGTTACCTGCACGAATTCAATGCGGCCTCCAACGTAGCGACATGGGATATCGTGATCATGGCGATCATCATCATCCTGACGGCCAGTATGAGTGGCTTTTGGCTCTCAAGGATTTGGGTCTCCCGGCCGCTTCAGGATGTAATGACAACGGTGGATCGTATCGCCGCAGGGCACCTTGACGGCACCAACCTCCAGGTGCGTAGTGGTGATGAAGTCGGACGCCTGACGCAGGCCATTGCGACCATGGCTGAGAATTTGAAAACAATGATTGGTAATGTTAGTCACGCTTCGGCAACGATGCTCGATCAATCGTTCGCGTTGGTGGCCTCAGCCGAGCAGGTAACGCGAAGTTCACACGCCCAGAGTGACGCTGCGATGGGCATGGCGGCTTCCATCGAAGAAATGAGTGTCAGCATCGACCAAGTTGAACAGCACGCACGCGATGCCCAGCGTATTTCCAGCGTATCGGGTGACACCGCGCGCCAAGGGGGCGCGGTAATTGAGCAGGCAGTGGCGGCAATGAATCAGATTGCCTCCAGCGTGCGTGAAACCTCGGCGACCGTTGGTGAACTTGGGAATCGCGCCCAGGAGATTTCGGCGGTTGTTCAGGTAATTCGTGAGATCGCCGATCAAACAAATTTGCTTGCTCTCAACGCCGCGATTGAAGCGGCGCGGGCTGGCGAACAGGGGCGCGGCTTCGCGGTCGTTGCCGATGAAGTCCGCAAGCTCGCCGAACGCACCGCCAAATCAACTCATTCTATTGGAGAGATGATTGGCGGCATCCAGAAGAGTGCCAATGTTGCAGTCACGCGCATGCAGGAAGGCGTGAGAGTGGTTGAACATGGCAGTGGCCTTGCCGACCGTGCAGGCGGGGCGATTAGCCAGATCGGCGCAGGCACGCGTGAGGTCATTGATGCGGTGAGCGGCATCACGCTTGCCATCAGCGAGCAGAGTATTGCGACCCAAACCATCGCACAGGGCGTCGAGAAGATTGCGCAAATGGCCGAAGCTAACCACTCGGTATCGCAAAGTACCGCACGTGCGGCGCAGGAGCTACGCGACATTGCCTCCAAACTGGATCAGGAACTTGGCTACTTTCATCTTTCCTGA
- a CDS encoding hypothetical protein (Evidence 5 : Unknown function) yields the protein MLPQFVVLKAADADKLGDSTKGSAARFARIEATLQYWRGERAERLRNLDRKG from the coding sequence ATGCTTCCTCAATTCGTAGTTCTGAAAGCGGCGGATGCAGACAAACTCGGTGATAGTACGAAAGGGTCTGCCGCCAGGTTCGCAAGAATCGAAGCTACGTTGCAATATTGGCGAGGAGAGCGAGCCGAAAGGCTCCGTAACCTGGACCGTAAGGGCTGA